The following proteins are co-located in the Limanda limanda chromosome 5, fLimLim1.1, whole genome shotgun sequence genome:
- the kdm2ba gene encoding lysine (K)-specific demethylase 2Ba — protein MALSLSGDDEEYDSESEQQRAANRPKPKMGTTSAVKLPSNRSSSGARRRRTRCRKCEACLRTECGECHFCKDMKKFGGPGRMKQSCIMRQCIAPVLPHTAVCVVCKEAGKEDTLEEEEDKFNFMLMECSICNEIVHPNCLKVSDASGVVNDELPNCWECPKCNHAGKSGKQKRGPGFKYASNLPGSLLREQKPVKEEGDVSSAAKRRTDREETPRYRPEESLHRQPPLLSPSSLPRPRPEDKLRKKRKLFDDDDDEDDLSVRKKEKSDDPYFSKLLRHIKTEEEDEDAYEEEDEEGRDPQFRIGVERKRRLGEAEEEGADRESKNELLNPCIKTPVGDSDQSHSSSPQAGPSSEGGSETQEKGPRPKARRKRRLPNRELSRELSKALNQEIQKTEDCLANENRQPLKVEPETENEEPKRLFRNGNELGDQRPHLKTKEMNGTPWELRHFYPSQITPLGFNRSTPTNRPVPPRSPPKCVQMERHVIRPPPISPPPDRLPLKDSKMHVIQREIWMKIFRYLTHQELCVCMRVCKTWNRWCCDKRLWTKIDLNRCTSITPLMLSGVIRRQPLYLDLSWTNISKKQLSWLINRLPGLRVLKLSGCSWAAVSALCTSSCPLLRTLDVQWVEGLKDAQMRDLLSPPTDNRPGQLDNRCKLRNVETLRLAGLDITDTSLRLVSRQMPLLSRLDLSYCNHINDQSVNLLTAAGTTTRDSLAEINLSVCNRVTDHSLNFFKRCGSICQIDLRFCKQVTKMACERFIAEMSVSVPFRLKEEKLLQKTS, from the exons CAGCGGGCAGCCAACCGGCCGAAGCCCAAGATGGGGACGACGTCAGCCGTTAAGCTGCCGTCCAACCGCAGCTCGTCCGGCGCCAGACGCAGGAGGACGCGCTGCCGGAAGTGCGAGGCATGTCTGCGGACCGAGTGTGGAGAGTGTCACTTCTGCAAGGACATGAAGAAGTTCGGAGGGCCGGGGCGCATGAAGCAGTCCTGCATTATGAGACAATGCATTGCG CCCGTCCTGCCTCACACGGcggtgtgtgtagtgtgtaaaGAGGCCGGCAAGGAGGACacactggaggaagaggaggacaagttCAACTTTATGTTGATGGAGTGCTCCATCTGCAACGAGATCGTCCACCCCAACTGCCTCAAG GTGAGCGACGCGTCGGGGGTGGTGAACGATGAACTCCCCAACTGCTGGGAATGTCCCAAATGCAACCACGCTGGGAAAAGTGGAAAA CAAAAAAGGGGCCCAGGCTTCAAGTACGCCTCCAACCTCCCAGGCTCTCTGCTGAGGGAGCAGAAGCctgtgaaggaggagggagacgtgTCCTCTGCAGCCAAGAGgagaacagacagagaggagacgcCCAGGTACAGACCTGAGGAGTCTCTACACCGACAGCCGCCACTGCTCTCTCCCAGCAGCCTGCCGAGGCCCAGGCCCGAGGacaaactgaggaagaagaggaagctgtttgatgatgatgatgatgaggatgaccTCAGTGTGAGGAAGAAG GAAAAGTCAGATGACCCTTATTTTTCCAAACTTCTGCGCCACATcaaaacagaagaggaggacgaagacgcGTATgaggaagaagacgaagaaggaaGGGACCCTCAATTCCGGATTGGCGTAGAGAGGAAACGGCGATtaggagaagctgaagaagaaggGGCTGACAGGGAATCGAAGAATGAACTTTTGAATCCCTGCATTAAAACGCCTGTTGGAGACAGTGACCAGTCTCACAGCAGCTCTCCGCAGGCCGGCCCCAGCAGCGAGGGCGGGAGTGAGACGCAGGAAAAAGGGCCGCGTCCTAAAGCTCGCCGCAAGCGCCGTTTGCCAAACAGGGAGCTGAGCCGAGAACTGAGCAAAGCACTGAACCAGGAAATCCAGAAGACGGAGGACTGCCTGGCGAACGAGAACCGCCAACCCCTCAAGGTGGAGCCCGAGACGGAGAACGAGGAGCCCAAGAGGTTGTTCCGCAACGGTAACGAACTTGGGGATCAGAGGCCACACCTCAAGACCAAAGAGATGAACGGGACCCCGTGGGAGCTGCGGCACTTCTACCCGAGTCAGATCACTCCTCTAGGTTTCAACCGGAGCACGCCGACCAACCGCCCGGTGCCGCCACGCTCCCCCCCCAAGTGTGTCCAAATGGAGCGGCACGTCATCCGCCCTCCCCCGATCAGCCCGCCTCCCGACAGACTGCCTCTGAAAGACAGTAAAATGCACGTCATACAGCGTGAGATCTGGATGAAGATCTTCCGCTACCTCACACACCAGgagctgtgtgtctgcatgagAGTTTGCAAGACATGGAACAGATG GTGTTGTGATAAGAGACTGTGGACAAAGATCGATCTGAACCGCTGCACCTCCATCACCCCCCTCATGCTGAGCGGGGTCATCCGCCGACAGCCACTCTACCTGGACCTCAGCTGGACAAATATTTCCAAGAAACAATTAAGCTGGCTTATCAATCGATTGCCAG GTCTGCGAGTGTTAAAGTTGTCCGGGTGCTCTTGGGCCGCGGTGTCTGCGCTCTGCACCTCCAGCTGCCCTCTGCTGCGCACCCTGGACGTCCAGTGGGTGGAGGGACTTAAAGATGCTCAGATGCGGGACCTCCTCTCACCCCCCACAGACAACAGACCAG GTCAGCTGGATAACCGCTGCAAGTTGCGTAATGTTGAGACCCTGCGGCTGGCGGGGCTGGACATCACAGACACATCTTTACGTCTCGTCAGTCGGCAGATGCCTTTGCTGTCCAGGCTGGACCTGAGTTACTGCAACCACATCAACGACCAGTCGGTCAACCTACTGACAGCAGCAGGGACGACGACCAGAGACTCTCTAGCAGAAATCAACCTGTCTG